Genomic segment of Strigops habroptila isolate Jane chromosome 12, bStrHab1.2.pri, whole genome shotgun sequence:
CTTCCTTAGAGTTAGCCAGAGCTTTCAGCTCGCGCTGGGCCCCTCCgcagagctggggcagccgCCTGCGAGCAGCTCGCTGCTCTCGAACGTGGCTCAAGGGCAACCTGCTGAGTCCAGTCTGGATGGAGCTGAGCTGAGTTCAGCCGTCCCGAGCTTGGGGTttgtcctgcagagctgctgcctcggTTTCTCTATGTGCggagccaggagctgcagaagctgctgcctgaCCCCGTGTAACCCCCCCCATGTGTGAGGGTTTATTGCTCTGCCAGGCTTTGAAGGGTCTGATCTGTGAGGCCAAGCCCCATCCGGCTGCTGGTGGTTGTAGCTCAAAGCTTGGGGCTCCTCCAGCTctttggaagggagaggagaCCTCCCCCGAGGGCCACCACCTCTCTccctttcagttctttcttttggaaagcCATTTTGGCACGTTTTGTCCCAGCAGTTCCCCTgctggctgcctcctcctctgccccagcctcGGATCCCCGTCCCCTCGACCACCCTGAGCGCTTTTCCTGCTCGCTAAACTTTTCCTTGACGTGTCGGTGACCAAGGAGCCCCGGCTTTGACCTTCCTCCTTCTGCACCGGCCGTTTGCAAACGATTAACCGCGGGGCTGGGCAGGGGTGTGCGAGCGCGGCACAAAGGAACACACCATCGCGCCGCGGCCAATGAGCACCCGAGCGCGTCACCGCGGCCTCTGCCAGCGCCTCCGTCACCTCGGCCTGGCTCAGGGGTAACTCGCAGTCACTTGTCTGCTGGCCCTGGAGCTGCCCGGCAGCCCCGGCCGTGGCTCCgtgccccagccccagcgctgGAGTGGGCCCACGGGACCATCGCGGTGTGTGACGTGGTTCCCGCGGTGATTCATTCAAAACTTCCCCTGCTCCACGTCTGCGATAAGCACGCgggagaggagtggctggagcCCAACTCGCCCCTTTCCccccctgctccatccccatcccatcgGGTGACGTGTGCGCGGAAGAATGTGCATGTGTCGGGTGCTCCCCGTCTGTGGGGATTCAggttctgcctcttccctgcccctcctcctcttcctccccccaacTTTAAACTGTGCATCCTGTACGTCAGCCCGGATGGAAAGATCTCCCCGTCCCCTGGCAGTGGAGTGGGCGAGGGGAAGCCCTGACCGCACAGAGCTCTGTTGCGTGTCCGGTTGTGCCAGCTTTGTTCCTCAGTCCCCAGCCTGTAGAGCGCAGGGGGCTTGTAAATCTCCAAGCAAAATCCATCCCTAAACAGATGTGGATGCAAGCTCAACACCTGGCTCGCTTCCCTCCAGCAGGAGGAATTCCTTCCGTGCCCCTCAAGCGATGGGGGACCTGGGTGCTTGTTGGtgtcctggggctgctggtgctgggtagagctgctccctgcctgggctgcagcaggacaagggTTATGATGAAGCAAAGAGATGCTCTGGCTGGCTTCCTACTGCCATCACCCTCATTGGCCAATGCTGGGACTGCTGACAAAGCCCAGCCCTTGAGCAATCCCCCCCTCCCTGATCCTCTGTTGCACTTCACATCCCATGTCCCTGTACACGCAGCTCCGGGAAGCGGGGTGGAAGAGCGAGCCAGGCTGCTGTTGGCTGGTGgtttgccccatccctgcccgAACGGAGGTGACCCCAGGCTCGGGGCGAGGGGGGGCCATGGCAGCAAAGCCAAGCTGGCAAGAGGCATttggctgctgggagctgggctgtgctgcctggctgctcccCAACCCTTGCCGGGACGAGGGAGGCGATTACACCCTGCTGAACGCATGGCAGTGCCGCCTGGGGGAAGAGATAGGGGCTGGGGATGGAAGCCAAAGGCAGGAGCAGATTTGTTCCATCTTCCATCGAAGCAGGGATGCctatttttgcaaagaaagctCTTCCTTGGAAGTCGGAGtcagctcttccccttcccaccctgtaagacctgagctgctgctttcagagtgGTCTATATCATCCCTGTGGCAGACCCCTCCTGTCTGAGTGTTGGAGTAGGAGCCCCAAAACCAGATGCCTGAACCCCACTGGCCATGTCGCAgtggggagagctgggctggtgggGTTACCCGGGTGCTGCGTGCCTACACACTGCTAACACTGTGTCCTCCCAAAGGATCATCTTCTCCACCCCGTTCGCTGTCATCTCCTACTTTCTCATCTGGTTTGTGCCAGACATCTCCAGAGGCCAAGTGATGTGGTATCTAGTCTTCTACTGCGTCTTCCAGACCCTTGTGACGGTGAGTTGGGCTCTGCACGCGTCAGGGCCAGTGGGTGAGGGATGGAGAGGATGAATCCTTCACCTTGCTGAGCAAGGGGCAGGTTCCCCCTGCCCCAGGTCCCACGGGCTGTTGCACCACCTCTGAGCTATTTCTCCTCGTGATGTTGCAGTGCTTCCACGTGCCTTACTCAGCGCTGACCATGTTCatcagcagggagcagagcgAGCGGGACTCAGCCACTGCCTACCGTAAGTGTTTCCATCCCTCCTTCGCCATGCCatgcagcagtgggagcagcGTGACCAAGCCTTGGCCTCTCtccttgcctcagtttctccatcaGACACTCTCCTTCCCTGTGGCTTTATCACTTGGTGATTTGGGGGGGAGCTGTAGGAAAGCTGGGCTGGCTCCTTTCTcctggggaagggcagggaatGGCAGCTCTGGGTGCTAAGGGCTGCGTTGAGTCCTGTTGACTTCTCCCTCCAGGTATGACAGTGGAAGTACTGGGcactgtgctgggcactgccaTCCAGGGCCAGATCGTGGGCAAGGCAGTTACTCCCTGCATCGAGAATGCCCTCTTCATTGACAAGGCCAACTCCTCGGTGGCCATGGAGGAGCTGAACATGACCCACGACACCGGGTCGCTCACAGACACGGTAAGCTGGGGGGGACCACGCTGCCGGGGCCTTCTCGACCCGTCTGGCTCCTGGGACAGCCCCGTCCCTTACAACTCTCTCCTCTCTTGCACAGAGAAATGCCTACATGATCGCTGCGGGGGTCATCGGGGGGCTCTACATCCTCTGCGCCGTGGTGCTGTCGGTGGGCGTGCGGGAGAAGAGAGGTGAGGCTGGAGACACGCTGCAATGCTCTGCACTGCTCGAACGCTGCGGCTCCTGCCAGGGGCTCCCCTGGCTCAGCTCTGATCCCTATTCATGGCTCGAGCCttgggggagaggggcaggaggagctgaggtCTGGGTATGGGGCCTGGGGAAGGCACTGCAGGAGCCAGAGCATCTTCAGGGTATGTCACAGCACAGCCATGAGGACTTAGCCATGAGGACTTAGCCATGAGGACTTagctctctgctctgcaccATCAGAGATAAACATTATCATGCACAGCTCTGGCTGGCCAAGGTTGCTAGTGCCAATTAGGGCATCCCAGGGTGACATGAGAGCCAAAGTCCAGTACCTTCTGTCCTTcccttgctctgctttgcaaCCAGCTCCGCTTATCCTGGGTAAATCACCAGGTCATCATCTGCTCTCCATGGGGCTGATGGATCCATGCAAGAGGCATTGCCCTGGGATGCTGTAGGTGGGCAGGGGCTTGTGCAGGGTGCTCAGCAGCAGGCGAGAGGCATGCAGCCCTTGCACCCAAGGGTGCTGTTTCTATGGGTCTAACGATGGGCTGATTTGCTCCCCAGAGTCCTCTGAGCTCCGGTCGGACGAGCCTGTCTCCTTCTTCCGGGGGCTGAAGCTGGTGATGAACCATGGTGCCTACATCAAGCTCATTGCCGGCTTCCTCTTCACCTCACTGGCCTTCATGGTAAGCACAGCTGGGAGAGGgaatggcagcagcacagcatgggGATGGCTCAGGGGGCCCAAAGTGGATCCTTGGGGGTTGGGAGCTGCCTCGGGCAGAGAGGGTGGATGTGGCTTCATGCCCTTGGGTGGGTTGGAGAACGGCCACTTTCTTTGCTGGTGCTGGGTGGGATGTCAGGGTCCCGTCCCCCCTGACCATCGTCTGCTTCCTCCacagctgctggaggggaaCTTTGCCCTCTTCTGCACCTACACCCTGGGCTTCCGCAACGAGTTCCAGAACATCCTTCTGGCCATCATGGTGCGTATGGCCCCGTCCTGGAGCCCCTTGGGGCCAGGATGGATGCTGCGAGTGCCGTGGGTCCTCCCAGGGGCAATGTGGGCTGAGGGGAGGGAGGCCATGGGGCTGCAATGGGCTGATGTGGGCACAGTGACCGAAGGTCCcctgggagaaggggagagggagaaggagctgcCAAATGTCCTGCAAAGTCCGGGCGGGTTGGTAGGAACAGGGAGGCCTTTGTTCCCATGTGAAGGCAGCCAGAGACGGGGCAGACCAGGAGCCATGGGGGCCTTTTGTCCAAATCCTGCCACTTATCTCCCTTCCCCCCCGCCTTGAGAAAAGGATCTCAGTGTTTACTGCCAGGAAGATGGAGCAAAACAACTCCTTGAGAGCCCTTTCCAGTGTGTCTCATCTGTGGGAGCCCTTCCCATGCTCCCTGCTCAAAAGGGTGGAGAGGTCCAAGGTGCCAAGGTCCCAGGAGCCTGGCTCTTGGCCATGGGGTGTGCAGGCAGCGGTGAAGAGATCAggtcccttcccagcactgaGGATGGAGCTGGGTCCTCCCTGGTGTGGGCTGGTGGCTGGTACCTGCTGTGCCCTGAgggtgctggtgcaggaggTGGCCCCACATTCCTGCTCCAATTGCAGCTCCCCTTCCCAGGAGTGGAGGCAGGTGAGGAATGGGGCGAGGGCAGGAGCATGGCCGTGTGCCAGCCCCGGAGTGTGTGGAAATCAAAGCTGGAAATAGACCCCCCCTtcagtcctgatccagctctggggcaacagcacaagagggacgtggagctgctggagcgaggccagaggaggccccggagctgctgcgagggctggagcagctctgctctggagccaggctgagagagctgggctggggcagcctggagaagagaaggctcctaaaggggagaccttagagcagctccagtgcctaaaggggctccaggaaacctggagaggggctttggacaagggatggagggacaggccaaggggaatggctttaacctgccagaggggagattgagatgagctctgaggcagaagctcttccctgggagggtgctgaggcgctggcacagggtgcccagagaagctgtggctgtctcatccctggcagtgttcaaggccaggttggacacaggggcttggagcaacctgctctagtggaaggtgtccctgcccgtggcaggggcttgggactggatgagctttaaggtctcttccaacccaacccattccatgattttgtgTGATGAGGGAGGCtgtgccctggagctgctccttgCTGGGAAGAGCTTTTCCCCCAGTGAAAAGCCTGGCTAGTGAGTGACACCatttcccccttctcttcccatAGCTCTCAGCCACCTTGACCATTCCCCTCTGGCAGTGGTTCCTTACCCGCTTTGGGAAGAAGATGGCTGTCTACGTGGGCATCTCGGTGAGTGGGTCCCCTTGAGCAATGAGGACAGTGTTTCCCATGTggggtgagcagagctggggcccAGAGCTGGGCCGGGGCTGCTGCTAACTGTGATTTGGTGCTTGGGTTGGGTACTGCTGATGCCAACCTGGTTTCTGTCCCCTCTCCAGTCTGCCATCCCCTTCCTCATCATGGTGGCTGTCCTGGACAGTAACCTCATCGTCACCTACATTGTGGCTGTTGCAGCTGGGATCAGCGTCGCAGCcgccttcctcctgccctggtgAGTGCAAGGTCCTGGTGCTGGGTGAAGTTCTAACAACTTCCAGGGCTGGAGTTGTTAGAAACCCTTGGGAGGCCtttctgtgatgttttcagCCCAAGATAGAGCTCATGAAGGGAAATCCTctcagcagggagaggaaacgCTTTGTTGGCTAAGTCTTAGTGTTCGCCATCCTGCTCTCTGCACAGGTCCATGCTCCCGGATGTCATAGATGACTTCAAGCTGCAGCATCCTGACTCCCATGGCCATGAAgccattttcttctccttttatgTCTTCTTCACCAAGTTTACCTCTGGGGTCTCCCTGGGCATCTCCACACTCAGCTTAGAGTGAGTTCTTGCATGGGAGCTGAGGGCAGGGAGGGTGGGAACCCAGCCTCACACCTCTGCATCCAGGCATCCCTGCTTCCCAAGGGCTGGGAGGGAAGTTGGGGGGTCTAAATCCCACTGTGGCTCCTCATCTCTCCCTGCAGGGACAAGTTCATCTCCTACAAACTTGGTTTCCTTTGCCTGAAGGTACCTTTCTGTTCCCAGCTTTGCAGGGTACCAGACCcggggctgctcccagcccagtGATGTGAACTTCACCTTGAAGATGCTGGTGTCAGCCGTGCCCGTGGGACTGATCCTGCTGGGCCTGCTGCTGTTCAAGCTGTACCCCATCGATGAGGAGAAGCggaggaaaaacaagaaagccCTGCAGGACTTGAGGTGAGTGTGTGCTCATGCTGGCACAGCACGCCAGCAGGGTGTGCGGGGGCAGGATCAGGCCCGGACTGGTTGGGACACACTGTGACTTGTCCGGGAATCCTCCAGGACCTGTGGGTGGTGGGGTGAGGGATGGCCCAGCTGGTTTTCCCAATCCCAACTTCCAAAATGATGGCGTGAAGTGTTTGAGATCAATGGGAACCCGCTCCCAATGCTAAAGAAAACTCGTCTGCGGACTGTGCAAGGTGGTGACACCCCTCTTGAGCCCTTTGCTCCAAGCTCTGCTTGAAGGCAGCTCTTGCTCCAGGGCTCACTCTGTGCCTCCTTCCCAACCCTTTGCCCACAGGGaggaaagcaacagcagctccGAGTCGGACAACACAGAACTGGCCAGCATCGTGTGAGCCGTGCCGGGGCTCTCCGGGGACCCTGCCCcgcagggctggagcagccgcTGTAGGCTCAGAGCATCGCGCAGAGCATCCACTGACCCGAACACAAGATCTGTGCCGGTCTTGTGCCTTCCACGGGATCCACAGAGCGCTCGTAGTGTACATTACACGAATTGACCCTGTGGTACTTGGGTGCCTCATGAGACAGAAGCACTATTCCCCGCTGGGTCCTGGGGAGCAGGAAAAGCCCAGAGCGGGATCCTTTTGCTCGTCGGCgcctggctgctgtggggccGATGCCTGTGGGACCGGCGGTAATGGTTAGTGTACATTACACTGTCAATGTGACCGCGCCAAGGACGTGAGCTCACCTCTGCTGTCTGTACATAGGACACCAATTTGGAAAactgttcttctttttttttttttttttatagagcCTAATTAACTTAATGATGTAAATATGAAACTATTTCCTATTTGTATATATCTGTACAGAGACGGAACTCGAGGAcctattaatattaatttacatAAAAGCGGGAAGCCAGCAGCATGGGTCCggaggttttctttgtttggctTGTCAGCAAGCCCAGGGTCCCTTTACATGCCATGAAGTGCAGGGCTGACTTCTCCAGAGTCAAAGGCACAGGAATGCATTAATCCAGGCAGGCGGCTGTGCCCGGCAGCCCCTTACCCCCGTGCGGTTCCTTGCTCGGTGCCTTTGCCGCAGCAGCCCAACAAAGGCtctattattttcctccttttcaagAGGGAAcgggggaggagggaggaatgaAATCAAAGTGCTGGCAGCAAAGACTGTGAACCCGGGGCTGGAAACAGGAGAGGCAGCTGGGGAGTGGGGAGCAAGGGAatgcagggctgtgggtgaCGCTCGGCGCGTTCTCCCAGGGCAGAGTGCTGTGCAAGCGCTGAGCGCGGTGGATATTTATACCTTGCTCTTGCATTCCTCTCCCCGCAGCAGAAATGGGGAGAGCCCTGAGCCCTGCCCGGCCCTCCTGCTCCGTGAGAGCACTGCACCCCTGCGGCAGCCGGTGTAGTGCAAAGGGGAAAGTGAGCTGGAGTAGGCGCAGGGAGGATGCAGCAGGGATAAAGCAGCCACCAGCAAACCCGGGGTGAGGAGACTGTGCCAATTCTGTTGTTCCATCCCAAAGCCACCATGCTGGGCAACGGGGCTCTTGCCTTTTGTTAAGCACATTTGTCACACCAAGAAATCCGTGGGGTCAGAGCCTGGAGTTGAGAGCAGGGGTGTGGGGGGGATAAGGATGGCTCAGcctttgttctgtgtttggGTACAAAGGACTAGAATGAGGCTGGGGTTTTAAAAATAGCCAGAAGGGATTAGACCATAGCTGGGAATGTGTAACCGGGATCCACGCTGCCTCCACGGCACGGGtcatggaaaaaagca
This window contains:
- the MFSD2A gene encoding sodium-dependent lysophosphatidylcholine symporter 1, whose translation is MAGGGGAERARAGGLLPPARRQPRRRESRERLSVCSKLCYAVGGAPYQITGCALGFFLQIYLLDVAQLDPFSASIILFVGRAWDAVTDPMVGFFISKTSWTRFGRLMPWIIFSTPFAVISYFLIWFVPDISRGQVMWYLVFYCVFQTLVTCFHVPYSALTMFISREQSERDSATAYRMTVEVLGTVLGTAIQGQIVGKAVTPCIENALFIDKANSSVAMEELNMTHDTGSLTDTRNAYMIAAGVIGGLYILCAVVLSVGVREKRESSELRSDEPVSFFRGLKLVMNHGAYIKLIAGFLFTSLAFMLLEGNFALFCTYTLGFRNEFQNILLAIMLSATLTIPLWQWFLTRFGKKMAVYVGISSAIPFLIMVAVLDSNLIVTYIVAVAAGISVAAAFLLPWSMLPDVIDDFKLQHPDSHGHEAIFFSFYVFFTKFTSGVSLGISTLSLDFAGYQTRGCSQPSDVNFTLKMLVSAVPVGLILLGLLLFKLYPIDEEKRRKNKKALQDLREESNSSSESDNTELASIV